The proteins below come from a single Streptomyces tubercidicus genomic window:
- a CDS encoding SpoIIE family protein phosphatase, producing the protein MSRKGLPANQLAAAGARKFVRALLTERAAAPPATAGPGAAAINAELIHDAVLLTSELVTNAVMYAGTEIDVTCRLEHDQEPDGGDGDGGARRRARLGLVMEVSDRHPARRVRGGVDARAGEPGYGLQLVSALAESWGVTYRKSVKTVWFRLESTEGQPGTISSVPQPAASRAAEPPAPAAQPVAQRRRPHGYAAEWADRGGPSFLAETSELLAGQLDQDMVTALAAQLLVPRLADWCAIWLTTEGGGMQLSRVWHIDERRITPLRADLEMDPPSDVIRTAGTPWPWPECAGVTSSGGSALAFPLVARDTDQGMLLLGRAGHLQMTDTVVRMVEDVARRVAQAVYTARQYTRQTTISLALQRRQLPATLASIPGVDTAIVYEPHGEGQTVGGDFYDVFPMGHRRWCFLLGDVQGKDPEAMSVTGLARHLVRLLAREGHGVESVLGRLNLAMAEESAEAVELGGEQASSRFLSLLYGELEVDPGTPGARCTVATAGHPPPLHMFVDGRVEAASDPQMLLGIDEGTEFQASSFILAPGETLLCVTDGVTERRCGNWQLDDNDGLIEVLRDGTGLGAKALAEHVRRAAHDFGTGPVEDDLSVLVLQAVTPVADRRP; encoded by the coding sequence GTGTCCCGGAAAGGGCTGCCCGCGAACCAGCTCGCGGCCGCCGGCGCACGTAAATTCGTGCGCGCGCTGCTCACCGAACGGGCGGCCGCGCCACCCGCCACGGCAGGGCCCGGCGCGGCGGCGATCAACGCGGAGCTGATCCACGACGCGGTCCTGCTCACCAGCGAGCTGGTCACCAATGCCGTGATGTACGCCGGTACCGAGATCGATGTGACCTGCCGACTGGAGCACGACCAGGAGCCCGACGGGGGCGACGGGGACGGCGGGGCGCGCCGCCGGGCCAGGCTGGGCCTGGTGATGGAGGTCTCCGACCGGCATCCCGCCCGGCGGGTACGCGGCGGGGTGGACGCCCGCGCCGGAGAGCCGGGATACGGGCTCCAGCTGGTCAGCGCGCTGGCGGAGTCATGGGGCGTGACCTACCGCAAGTCCGTGAAGACCGTGTGGTTCCGGCTGGAGTCCACCGAGGGGCAGCCCGGAACGATCAGCTCCGTGCCCCAGCCGGCGGCGTCGCGGGCCGCCGAGCCTCCCGCCCCGGCGGCCCAGCCGGTGGCCCAGCGCCGCCGCCCGCACGGGTACGCCGCCGAGTGGGCCGACCGGGGCGGCCCGTCCTTCCTCGCCGAGACCAGCGAACTGCTGGCCGGGCAGCTCGACCAGGACATGGTCACCGCGCTCGCCGCCCAGCTGCTGGTGCCCCGGCTCGCCGACTGGTGCGCGATCTGGCTGACCACCGAAGGCGGCGGGATGCAGCTGTCCCGGGTCTGGCACATCGACGAGCGGCGGATCACTCCGCTCCGCGCCGACCTGGAGATGGACCCGCCGTCCGACGTCATCCGCACCGCCGGCACCCCCTGGCCGTGGCCGGAATGCGCCGGTGTGACCTCCTCGGGCGGGTCCGCGCTGGCCTTCCCCCTGGTCGCCCGGGACACCGATCAGGGGATGCTGCTGCTCGGCCGGGCCGGGCACCTCCAGATGACCGACACCGTGGTGCGGATGGTCGAGGATGTGGCCCGCCGGGTCGCCCAGGCCGTGTACACCGCCCGTCAGTACACCCGGCAGACCACGATCAGCCTGGCGCTCCAGCGGCGGCAGCTGCCCGCGACGCTCGCCAGTATTCCCGGCGTCGACACGGCGATCGTGTACGAGCCGCACGGCGAGGGCCAGACCGTCGGCGGCGACTTCTACGACGTCTTCCCGATGGGCCACCGGCGCTGGTGCTTCCTGCTCGGCGACGTACAGGGCAAGGACCCCGAGGCGATGTCCGTCACCGGTCTGGCCCGCCACCTGGTGCGGCTGCTGGCCCGCGAGGGGCATGGCGTCGAATCGGTGCTCGGCAGGCTGAATCTGGCCATGGCCGAGGAGAGCGCGGAGGCGGTGGAGCTCGGCGGCGAACAGGCCAGCTCCCGCTTTCTGAGCCTGCTGTACGGCGAGCTGGAGGTCGATCCGGGCACCCCCGGCGCCCGCTGCACGGTCGCCACCGCCGGCCATCCGCCGCCGCTGCACATGTTCGTCGACGGCAGGGTCGAGGCGGCCTCCGACCCCCAGATGCTGCTCGGTATCGACGAGGGCACCGAATTCCAGGCCAGCTCCTTCATCCTCGCCCCGGGCGAGACCCTGCTGTGCGTGACCGACGGCGTCACCGAACGCCGTTGCGGCAACTGGCAGTTGGACGACAACGACGGCCTGATCGAGGTACTCCGGGACGGCACGGGCCTCGGCGCCAAGGCCCTCGCCGAGCATGTACGCCGCGCCGCCCACGACTTCGGCACCGGCCCGGTCGAGGACGATCTCTCCGTACTGGTCCTCCAGGCGGTGACACCGGTGGCCGATCGGCGCCCGTGA
- a CDS encoding HAMP domain-containing protein, whose translation MALDPARPEPPEPAQPSKPSAPSSSERTEPAQPPTPPPDGQWVRTSELRPLLAAMNALRDGDFATQVDTSPADGSTDGVLADMAGVFNQIIARNAHLATELQRVRSEIIRQGRLDERISASPGQGTWTTNIEAANTVLEALVVPLAKATRVLDAVADGDLTQRVDLHDGNRQLRGDLRRLGNGVNRMVDQLSLFTGEVTRVAREVGTEGRLGGRAKVQGLSGDWLHVTEAVNTMASRLTAQVRDIAVVTTAVATGDLTQQVTVEATGELLELKLTVNKMVDQLRAFADEVTRVAREVGTEGQLGGRAQVRGVSGVWKDLTDNVNFMASNLTWQVRNIAQVTTAVANGDLSQKITVDARGEILELKSTINTMVDQLSAFADEVTRVAREVGTEGRLGGRAQVRGVSGVWKDLTESVNFMADNLTTQVRNIALVATAVAEGDLGKTITVEAKGEILELKSTINTMVDQLSAFADEVTRVAREVGTEGNLGGQAQVRGVSGVWKDLTESVNFMALNLTSQVRNIAQVTTAVANGDLSKKIDVDARGEVLELKDTVNTMVQQLRAFADEVTRVAREVGTEGRLGGRAQVHGVSGVWKNLTDNVNSMADNLTSQVRNIAQVATAVAKGDLSKKIDVDARGEILELKTTINTMVDTLSSFSSEVTRVAREVGSEGQLGGQARVEGVYGTWKRLTTSVNELALNLTTQVRAIAEVASAVTQGDMSGSITVDAQGEVAALKNNINLMVANLRETTRAKDWLESNLARIASLMQGHRDLVEVADLILRELTPLVNAQFGAFFLAEAGAEPGEGLELIAGYGTGHPEGRRSLPPMRLGTPGWGLITQAATEKKRIVVEAVPPDYITISSGLGAAAPASIVILPVLFEDQVLGVIELASLSRFSEVHLAFIDQFVNTIGVSINTIIANSRTESLLSESQRLTAELRQRSDELQLTNAELEEKAALLATSSQYKSEFLANMSHELRTPLNSLLVLSRLLADNPDGRLSAQEVEFAVTIHRAGSDLLQLINDILDLSKIEAGRMDVHPKALPLIKLLDYVRATFRPLTVDRGLTFDVTVGENVPKELFSDEQRLQQILRNLLSNAVKFTSTGGVELIVQRVPGTDFEEDSLRTADDVIALSVKDTGIGISPEKLDGIFEAFQQSDGTTNRKYGGTGLGLSISRDMAALLGGRIIAESEPGVGSTFTLYVPARYTGPFPAPSPTAATRPADSLAQSGPVLAEQLTAKREPQRTAAAGDLFPTPVDHEPAAPAGGHPADGADVTWPETTRLKDWLSGRAGEVLAERRILVVDDDIRNVFALTHVLGRVGISVKYAENGREGLEVLDRTPDVSLVLMDIMMPEMDGYEMIKAIRQAPRFADLPVIALTAKAMPGDREKAIESGANDYIPKPVDVDRLLSVICRLLDPEHGERSPHSGPGNPDIADIPAIPDNSDTSDIPHAAEGSGGQDDQGTAGQES comes from the coding sequence ATGGCGCTCGACCCGGCCCGGCCCGAGCCTCCCGAGCCCGCTCAGCCCTCCAAGCCCTCCGCGCCGTCGTCGTCCGAACGGACCGAGCCCGCCCAGCCCCCCACACCCCCACCCGACGGCCAGTGGGTACGCACCAGTGAGCTGCGGCCGCTGCTCGCGGCGATGAACGCGCTGCGCGACGGGGACTTCGCCACGCAGGTGGATACCTCGCCGGCCGACGGCTCCACGGACGGGGTGCTGGCCGACATGGCCGGCGTCTTCAACCAGATCATCGCCCGCAACGCCCATCTCGCCACCGAGCTGCAACGCGTCCGCAGCGAGATCATCCGGCAGGGCCGGCTGGACGAGCGGATCTCGGCGAGCCCCGGCCAGGGGACCTGGACGACGAACATCGAGGCGGCCAACACCGTGCTCGAAGCGCTGGTGGTCCCGCTCGCCAAGGCCACCCGGGTGCTGGACGCCGTGGCCGACGGCGATCTGACCCAGCGGGTCGATCTGCACGACGGCAACCGCCAGCTCCGTGGCGACCTCCGACGCCTGGGCAACGGCGTCAACCGCATGGTCGACCAGCTGTCGCTGTTCACCGGCGAGGTCACCCGGGTCGCGCGTGAGGTCGGCACCGAGGGCCGGCTGGGCGGCCGGGCCAAGGTCCAGGGGCTCTCCGGCGACTGGCTGCATGTGACCGAGGCGGTCAACACCATGGCGTCCCGGCTGACGGCGCAGGTGCGGGACATCGCCGTGGTCACGACAGCTGTGGCCACCGGCGACCTGACCCAGCAGGTGACGGTGGAGGCGACCGGCGAGCTGCTGGAGCTGAAGCTCACCGTCAACAAGATGGTGGACCAGCTGCGGGCGTTCGCCGACGAGGTGACCCGGGTCGCGCGTGAGGTCGGCACCGAGGGCCAGCTGGGCGGCCGGGCGCAGGTCAGAGGCGTCTCCGGGGTCTGGAAAGACCTCACCGACAACGTGAACTTCATGGCGTCCAACCTGACCTGGCAGGTCCGCAACATCGCTCAGGTGACCACGGCGGTGGCCAACGGCGACCTGAGCCAGAAGATCACCGTGGACGCCCGGGGCGAGATCCTCGAACTGAAGTCGACGATCAACACCATGGTCGACCAGCTCTCCGCCTTCGCCGACGAGGTCACCCGCGTCGCCCGCGAGGTCGGCACCGAAGGGCGGCTGGGCGGCCGGGCGCAGGTCAGAGGCGTATCGGGGGTCTGGAAAGACCTCACCGAAAGCGTCAACTTCATGGCGGACAACCTGACCACCCAGGTCCGCAATATCGCCCTGGTCGCCACCGCCGTCGCGGAAGGCGACCTCGGCAAGACGATCACCGTCGAGGCCAAGGGCGAGATCCTCGAACTCAAGTCGACGATCAACACCATGGTCGACCAGCTCTCCGCCTTCGCCGACGAGGTCACCCGCGTCGCCCGCGAGGTCGGCACCGAAGGCAACCTGGGCGGTCAGGCCCAGGTCAGAGGCGTCTCCGGGGTCTGGAAAGACCTCACCGAAAGCGTCAACTTCATGGCGCTGAACCTGACATCCCAGGTCCGCAACATCGCACAGGTGACCACGGCGGTGGCCAACGGCGATCTGTCCAAGAAGATCGACGTGGACGCGCGCGGCGAGGTCCTGGAGCTCAAGGACACCGTCAACACGATGGTCCAGCAGCTGCGCGCCTTCGCCGACGAGGTGACCCGCGTCGCCCGCGAGGTCGGCACCGAGGGCCGGCTGGGCGGCCGGGCGCAGGTGCATGGCGTCTCCGGCGTCTGGAAGAACCTCACCGACAACGTCAACTCCATGGCGGACAACCTGACCTCCCAGGTCCGCAACATCGCCCAGGTCGCCACCGCCGTCGCCAAGGGCGATCTGTCCAAGAAGATCGACGTGGACGCGCGCGGCGAGATCCTGGAGCTGAAGACGACGATCAACACGATGGTCGACACCCTGTCCTCGTTCTCGTCCGAGGTGACCCGGGTGGCCCGTGAGGTCGGCAGTGAAGGGCAGCTCGGCGGCCAGGCCCGGGTCGAGGGCGTCTACGGCACCTGGAAGCGGCTGACCACCAGCGTCAATGAGCTGGCGCTGAACCTGACCACGCAGGTCCGGGCGATCGCCGAGGTGGCCAGCGCGGTCACCCAGGGCGATATGTCCGGCTCGATCACCGTCGACGCGCAGGGCGAGGTCGCCGCCCTGAAGAACAACATCAATCTGATGGTGGCCAACCTCCGTGAGACCACCCGCGCGAAGGACTGGCTGGAGTCGAACCTGGCCCGTATCGCCAGCCTGATGCAGGGCCACCGCGACCTGGTCGAGGTCGCCGATCTGATCCTGCGCGAGCTGACGCCGCTGGTGAACGCGCAGTTCGGCGCGTTCTTCCTGGCCGAGGCGGGCGCCGAGCCGGGTGAGGGCCTGGAGCTGATCGCCGGTTACGGCACCGGCCACCCCGAGGGCCGCCGTTCGCTGCCGCCGATGCGGCTGGGCACCCCCGGATGGGGCCTGATCACCCAGGCCGCCACGGAGAAGAAACGCATCGTCGTCGAGGCCGTCCCGCCGGACTACATCACCATCAGCTCCGGCCTCGGCGCCGCCGCCCCGGCCAGCATCGTCATCCTGCCCGTGCTCTTCGAGGACCAGGTGCTCGGCGTCATCGAGCTGGCCTCCCTCAGCCGGTTCAGCGAAGTGCACCTCGCGTTCATCGACCAGTTCGTGAACACCATCGGCGTCTCGATCAACACCATTATCGCCAACTCCCGTACGGAATCCCTGCTTTCGGAATCCCAGCGGCTGACCGCCGAGCTCCGCCAGCGTTCCGATGAACTCCAGCTGACGAACGCCGAGTTGGAGGAGAAGGCGGCCCTGCTCGCGACCTCGTCGCAGTACAAGTCGGAATTCCTGGCGAATATGTCGCACGAGCTGCGCACCCCGCTGAATTCCCTGCTGGTGCTCTCCCGGCTGCTCGCCGACAATCCCGACGGCCGGCTCTCCGCGCAGGAGGTGGAATTCGCCGTCACCATCCACCGCGCGGGCTCCGATCTGCTCCAGCTCATCAACGACATCCTCGATCTGTCGAAGATCGAGGCCGGCCGGATGGATGTGCACCCCAAGGCGCTGCCGCTGATCAAACTCCTCGACTACGTCCGCGCCACCTTCCGTCCCCTCACCGTCGACCGCGGTCTCACCTTCGATGTCACGGTCGGCGAGAACGTCCCCAAGGAACTCTTCTCCGACGAACAGCGCCTCCAGCAGATCCTGCGCAATCTGCTGTCCAACGCGGTGAAGTTCACCTCCACCGGCGGTGTGGAACTCATCGTCCAGCGCGTACCAGGCACGGATTTCGAGGAGGACTCCCTGCGCACCGCGGACGATGTCATCGCCCTCTCCGTCAAGGACACCGGAATCGGTATCTCGCCGGAGAAACTCGACGGCATCTTCGAGGCGTTCCAGCAGTCCGACGGCACCACCAACCGCAAATACGGCGGCACCGGCCTCGGCCTTTCCATCAGCCGCGATATGGCCGCGCTGCTCGGCGGCCGGATCATCGCGGAGAGCGAGCCGGGCGTCGGCTCCACCTTCACCCTGTATGTGCCCGCGCGCTATACGGGCCCCTTCCCTGCCCCGAGCCCCACCGCCGCCACCCGCCCCGCGGACAGCCTCGCCCAGTCCGGTCCCGTCCTCGCCGAACAGCTCACCGCCAAGCGCGAACCCCAGCGGACCGCGGCCGCCGGTGACCTCTTCCCCACCCCGGTGGACCACGAGCCGGCCGCCCCCGCGGGAGGGCACCCCGCGGACGGCGCCGACGTCACCTGGCCGGAGACCACCCGTCTCAAGGACTGGCTCAGCGGCCGGGCCGGGGAGGTGCTGGCCGAGCGCCGCATCCTCGTCGTCGACGACGACATCCGCAATGTCTTCGCGCTCACGCATGTACTGGGCCGGGTCGGTATCAGCGTGAAATACGCCGAAAACGGCCGCGAGGGCCTGGAAGTCCTCGACCGGACGCCCGATGTCTCGCTGGTGCTGATGGACATCATGATGCCGGAAATGGATGGTTACGAGATGATCAAGGCGATCCGGCAAGCGCCTCGATTCGCGGACCTACCGGTCATCGCGCTCACCGCGAAAGCCATGCCCGGCGACCGCGAAAAGGCGATCGAGAGCGGGGCCAATGACTACATCCCCAAACCGGTCGATGTGGACCGGCTGCTGTCCGTGATCTGCCGCCTCCTCGACCCGGAGCACGGTGAACGGTCACCGCATTCCGGTCCCGGCAACCCCGATATCGCCGATATCCCCGCCATCCCCGATAACTCCGATACCTCCGATATCCCCCATGCCGCCGAGGGCAGCGGCGGCCAGGACGACCAGGGAACGGCGGGGCAGGAATCATGA
- a CDS encoding response regulator yields the protein MTTTPDTSSSILIVDDMEENLVALEAVLGSLTQKVVRARSGEEALKAMLREEFAVVLIDVLMPGMNGFETAANIKGLDQTKDVPIILLTGASVDPNYAYRGYTVGAADFLIKPFDPWLLRTKVNVFLDLHRKNRQLAAQAEQLKRLLTSDEQPRGEGAPPGGAPVTPPGAATTTASTATTGTDTGAPPAPPATTVSASAPASPLAPQEHPDPQQHREPGRQTEHPPLPTDVPGAPAPPEPPPEPPPQPVAPAAGDASRLAEIAGQLAEVELLLRDAKGSDKERLADRIAELEASVGRLLVSRGT from the coding sequence ATGACGACCACACCCGACACCTCATCCAGCATCCTCATCGTCGACGACATGGAGGAGAACCTGGTCGCGCTGGAGGCCGTTCTGGGCTCCCTCACCCAGAAAGTGGTCCGGGCGCGATCCGGCGAAGAGGCCCTCAAGGCCATGCTCCGCGAGGAATTCGCGGTGGTGCTCATCGACGTACTGATGCCGGGCATGAACGGCTTCGAGACCGCCGCCAATATCAAGGGCCTGGACCAGACCAAGGACGTCCCGATCATCCTCCTCACCGGCGCCTCGGTCGACCCCAATTACGCCTATCGCGGCTACACGGTCGGCGCCGCCGATTTCCTCATCAAGCCCTTCGACCCGTGGTTGCTGCGCACCAAGGTGAACGTCTTCCTGGACCTGCACCGCAAGAACCGCCAACTCGCCGCCCAGGCCGAACAGTTGAAACGCCTGCTGACCTCGGACGAACAGCCCCGAGGCGAGGGCGCCCCGCCTGGCGGCGCGCCCGTCACCCCACCCGGCGCCGCGACGACGACCGCGTCGACGGCCACGACGGGGACGGACACGGGCGCGCCCCCGGCCCCGCCCGCCACCACGGTGTCGGCCTCGGCTCCGGCCTCTCCCCTGGCGCCCCAGGAACACCCGGATCCGCAGCAGCACCGGGAACCGGGCCGGCAGACCGAGCACCCTCCCCTCCCCACGGACGTCCCCGGCGCCCCCGCACCCCCGGAGCCGCCCCCCGAGCCGCCCCCGCAGCCGGTGGCCCCCGCCGCAGGCGACGCCTCCCGCCTCGCAGAAATCGCCGGCCAGCTCGCCGAAGTGGAACTCCTCCTGCGCGACGCCAAAGGCTCCGACAAGGAACGCCTTGCCGACCGCATCGCCGAATTGGAGGCGTCAGTGGGACGGTTGCTGGTGAGCCGGGGGACGTGA
- a CDS encoding peptidase inhibitor family I36 protein has product MGTTKRMARSAGILATAAGIGMTALAAPAQADSVKCPAKQSCFYSKTWYRGESSGGMDNPPVCVNLNFGAHSMKNEGSRYAAVAYFKRNCTGDYISIPAGVNHNDFAGTIRSYH; this is encoded by the coding sequence ATGGGAACGACGAAGCGTATGGCGCGATCTGCGGGCATCCTGGCTACAGCGGCGGGCATCGGCATGACGGCTCTGGCCGCACCCGCCCAGGCTGACAGCGTCAAGTGCCCGGCCAAGCAGTCCTGCTTCTATTCGAAGACCTGGTACAGGGGCGAGAGCTCAGGCGGAATGGACAATCCTCCGGTGTGCGTCAACCTCAATTTCGGTGCGCACTCCATGAAGAACGAGGGCTCCCGGTATGCCGCCGTCGCTTACTTCAAGCGCAACTGCACCGGCGATTACATCTCCATCCCCGCAGGCGTGAATCACAACGACTTCGCCGGCACGATCCGGAGCTACCACTGA
- a CDS encoding Uma2 family endonuclease: MAMAPDDARRDALRYQAMREFVQSMDDTLPGKFEITKEGIVHDKTAPVGPHELTALRVRKGLEKVMPEELVAHTGTPDVENQAEGIMRRPDVMVIAEADMVVEGSIDPRALIAAIEVVSRSNPDNDWVSKMRDYPLLGVPVYVIYDPRSGSGAVFTDIHPTPTGPRYATRKEFVYGEDVTIGEWTIPTEDLPRYP; the protein is encoded by the coding sequence ATGGCCATGGCCCCCGATGACGCGCGACGGGACGCCCTTCGGTACCAGGCCATGCGGGAGTTCGTTCAGTCCATGGACGACACCCTTCCCGGCAAATTCGAGATCACGAAGGAAGGAATCGTTCACGACAAGACGGCGCCTGTCGGGCCTCATGAGCTGACCGCGCTACGTGTCCGGAAGGGCCTGGAGAAGGTGATGCCGGAAGAACTGGTGGCCCACACGGGGACCCCCGACGTGGAAAATCAGGCCGAGGGCATCATGCGCCGTCCTGACGTGATGGTGATCGCCGAGGCGGACATGGTGGTCGAGGGGTCCATCGACCCACGCGCACTCATCGCCGCCATCGAGGTGGTTTCCCGCTCCAACCCGGACAACGACTGGGTGAGCAAGATGCGCGACTATCCGCTGCTGGGCGTTCCGGTGTACGTGATCTATGACCCGCGCAGCGGCTCGGGCGCTGTGTTCACCGACATCCACCCGACGCCGACCGGCCCCCGTTATGCGACCCGTAAGGAATTCGTCTACGGCGAGGACGTGACCATCGGGGAGTGGACCATCCCGACGGAGGACCTGCCGCGTTACCCGTAG
- a CDS encoding helix-turn-helix domain-containing protein, with translation MAEQQLNAPARAQYEIRRSPRTNPSGVHQVTEFQDPGYTIVGNHLTQHRSLSGLAIGLGAYIQSLPEGAPVDIRTLAKRFPEGRERIAAALRELETHGYLERVRRRTDDGRLVTLTISYNNPAATRARRARETAAETKRRTAVEPPRPSPDPAPTATPAPKPPHVRTSSRPVRAEAPRVRAEAPHVRAEPAPPPPGPQPHTSAHHAPAAALLANLRRDDPRLLLSVRDIHRLTPPVAAWLARGASPEAVRSALTTGLPPTLRHPAALLAHRLTELLPPPLPTPQPSATSAPPPLQTCDGCDRAFRAPAPGRCRDCRHPATERGAA, from the coding sequence ATGGCTGAACAGCAGCTTAATGCGCCTGCGCGCGCCCAGTACGAGATTCGCCGATCCCCGCGTACGAACCCGTCCGGCGTCCACCAGGTCACCGAGTTCCAGGACCCCGGCTACACGATCGTCGGCAATCACCTCACCCAGCACCGTTCGCTGTCGGGCCTGGCGATCGGGCTCGGGGCGTACATCCAGTCGCTGCCTGAGGGCGCGCCGGTCGACATCCGTACGCTGGCCAAGCGGTTCCCGGAGGGGCGTGAGCGGATTGCCGCCGCCTTACGAGAGTTGGAGACCCACGGCTACCTGGAGCGGGTCCGGCGACGCACCGACGACGGGCGGCTCGTCACGCTCACGATCTCCTACAACAACCCGGCCGCCACCCGAGCCCGCCGCGCCCGCGAAACCGCCGCAGAGACGAAGCGCCGCACGGCCGTCGAACCACCCCGCCCTTCGCCGGACCCGGCCCCCACAGCCACTCCCGCCCCCAAACCACCCCACGTACGAACCAGCTCTCGCCCCGTACGAGCCGAGGCTCCTCGCGTACGAGCCGAAGCCCCGCACGTACGAGCCGAGCCCGCGCCACCACCACCCGGGCCGCAGCCTCACACCTCCGCACACCACGCCCCAGCCGCCGCCCTCCTCGCGAACCTCCGGCGGGACGATCCCCGCCTGCTGCTCTCCGTACGGGACATCCACCGGCTCACCCCACCCGTAGCCGCCTGGCTGGCGCGCGGTGCCTCCCCAGAGGCCGTACGCAGCGCCCTGACCACCGGCCTGCCACCCACCCTCCGCCACCCAGCGGCTCTGCTCGCCCACCGCCTCACAGAACTCCTGCCCCCACCCCTCCCCACGCCACAGCCGTCCGCCACCTCAGCCCCACCACCCCTCCAGACCTGCGACGGCTGCGACCGCGCCTTCCGCGCCCCGGCCCCGGGCCGCTGCCGCGACTGCCGCCACCCGGCGACAGAGCGGGGCGCCGCTTAG
- a CDS encoding ATP-binding protein — protein sequence MNQEIAEHKLQFKLQLSATRRGARLARLLATEELRSWGLPFEGPAHVIAELATNAATHGRVPGRDFRLVMASDADTLRIEVTDVRGDRLPVQQAIGLRESGHGLIVVDALADRWGTTRGPFPCKTVWAEFDLPMWGR from the coding sequence ATGAATCAGGAAATCGCCGAGCACAAGCTCCAGTTCAAGCTCCAGCTGTCCGCCACCCGTCGGGGCGCGCGTCTGGCGCGGCTTCTTGCGACGGAGGAGCTTCGCTCCTGGGGGCTGCCGTTCGAGGGGCCGGCCCATGTGATCGCCGAACTGGCCACGAACGCCGCCACGCACGGGCGCGTACCGGGCCGGGACTTCCGGCTCGTCATGGCGTCTGACGCGGACACGCTCCGTATCGAGGTGACCGATGTGCGCGGTGACCGGCTGCCGGTGCAGCAAGCCATCGGGCTACGGGAGTCCGGCCACGGCCTGATCGTCGTCGACGCGCTGGCCGACCGCTGGGGTACGACCCGGGGCCCGTTCCCCTGCAAGACCGTCTGGGCGGAGTTCGATCTGCCGATGTGGGGCCGATGA
- a CDS encoding helix-turn-helix domain-containing protein, translated as MNVDGAEDGGWELDPEDDAQAAVEAVGRQLKLWREAAGMRPAEFGAAVGYGENLIYKIERGVRIPRPEFLDKADEVLGAGGKISAMKKDVEQARYPKKVRDLTRWEAETVELGSYENHNLHGLLQTEAYTQALFDMRRPAWPQEEANRLVAARVKRSSIFDRTPAPALTFVQEEVTLRRPIGGKMVLRRQLERLLEVGQLRNVEIQVMPTDREDHAGMGGRIQLLKFGDGSVVGHSQGLGNRRISDPKEIRIIELRYGIIRAQALTPRESLAFIEKVLGET; from the coding sequence ATGAATGTTGACGGTGCGGAAGACGGGGGTTGGGAACTCGACCCGGAAGACGACGCACAGGCGGCCGTAGAGGCGGTCGGACGGCAGCTCAAGCTGTGGCGCGAGGCCGCTGGGATGCGCCCGGCAGAGTTCGGGGCGGCCGTCGGGTACGGGGAGAACCTGATCTACAAGATCGAACGTGGCGTCCGTATCCCCCGCCCGGAGTTCCTGGACAAGGCCGACGAGGTCCTGGGCGCGGGCGGAAAGATCTCCGCGATGAAGAAAGACGTGGAGCAGGCCAGGTATCCCAAGAAGGTGCGGGACCTCACGAGGTGGGAGGCCGAGACGGTCGAGCTGGGCTCCTACGAAAACCACAACCTGCATGGGCTGTTGCAGACAGAGGCTTACACACAAGCCCTGTTCGACATGCGACGACCTGCCTGGCCACAGGAGGAAGCCAACCGTCTCGTGGCAGCTCGTGTGAAGCGAAGCTCCATCTTCGACCGCACACCGGCGCCCGCGCTCACATTCGTCCAAGAAGAGGTGACCCTCCGCCGCCCCATCGGAGGCAAAATGGTCCTGCGGCGCCAGCTCGAACGTCTGTTGGAGGTAGGCCAGTTGCGGAATGTCGAGATCCAGGTGATGCCGACGGACCGCGAGGACCACGCAGGAATGGGCGGTCGAATCCAACTACTGAAGTTCGGGGACGGCTCGGTCGTCGGCCATTCCCAGGGCCTCGGCAATCGACGGATCTCTGATCCGAAGGAGATCCGGATCATCGAGCTGCGCTATGGCATCATCCGGGCCCAGGCTCTCACGCCCCGGGAGTCACTGGCCTTCATCGAGAAAGTGCTGGGAGAGACATGA
- a CDS encoding DUF397 domain-containing protein: protein MTLKPSTGTGPELAWFKSSYSNSNERDDCVEVAWTKSSYSGDSDSNECVEVAPTPSTIHIRDSKNPDGPQLHLQPSAWADFVTYAADQG from the coding sequence ATGACCCTGAAGCCCTCCACCGGGACCGGTCCCGAACTGGCCTGGTTCAAGAGCAGCTACAGCAACAGCAACGAACGTGACGACTGCGTCGAGGTCGCGTGGACGAAGAGCAGCTACAGCGGTGACAGCGACAGCAACGAGTGCGTCGAAGTCGCCCCCACCCCCTCCACCATCCACATCCGTGACTCCAAGAACCCGGACGGGCCGCAGCTGCACCTTCAGCCGTCCGCCTGGGCCGACTTCGTCACGTACGCCGCCGACCAGGGCTGA